The genomic DNA TTGAATCTACTGTTGATGAGGCAATCCACCAGTTCCAGGCTGTTGGATGGATTGGGTTCATAAATCAGGATTTGCCCAAGGGGAGTTTCCGCACCGATATGACCAATGGCTGGATCACCGTAAAGTAAATAGGTATAAACGTTTTGCAGCTCCGGCCAGATGATGCCGCCATCGTCCAGCGGATCGCCAAAAAGGTAATATTGGCTGTGGATGAAACCGGTCAGGGCGTGTGCCGCACCCAGGGAAAGCTCGTTGCGGGCGAAGTTTTCCAGCCAATGGTAGTTGTAGGAACTCAAGCCGCCCCAGCCCGGATTGCTCCAACCCATTTTATACCAGCCGGTGCGAGTCGCGCCTATGGAGGCAACGGTTTTTTTCAGCATGGCATGTTCCGCCAGGCAGGGCTGGGAGCCGTCGATTCTACCGTTATAGCAGGACGCGGCGAAAAGAATGCTGCCATCCGGGTTTGTCAAATTGTTGAAGCTTTGGAGGTCAACCATTGAACGCCACTGCATTTCCCAGGCGTCGGGAAGATTGTTGCCATTGTCGTCGGAAATCCAAACTTTGCGGGAAGAAGAATCCGAAGAACCGTGCGCGCTCCAATTCAGAATGCCGTAACTTTGGGTGTCCAGTTGATTCTTGAGGAGGTCATAATCCAGCGCCAGGGTGGAAGGATAGGAGGGCAAAAATCCGGTTTGCTCATACATCGTGTCGCAGTCCCAATCGCTTAGTGCAGTTGCTTTTACGTATTCCATAAAGGTGGCGCCATCGGTTTGCAGGTAAGATGGGTCCGGTTCTCCACCATAGTTCAAATATGCCGCGGGCAGCAGGGCTCTTTTTTTCCAGGGCGCGCTGCTTTGTTCATAATCCACGATGCGTGTCGCGATTTGGGAAACTTCCCCGGCGTTATTTGTGGAAATGCGTCCCACCAACACTTCCGGGGTGAAATCGCAGAGATAATCCTCAAAACCATAGGCGGCGGAATATTCGCCCAAACGTCCGTCTCCATCAGTGTCGATGATGCTGCTCAGGTCGCCATAAAAGAAATCTGAGGCGACGTTATTTGTGGCATTTGGTTCCGGGCAGAGATAAAGCACGGGCACGGTGTCGTAATCACCCACCAAAAGCAGGTGGGAAAAAGGGCTGTCATTATATTGTGAAATCAGGTGGTTACGGAGTTTTTCACCATCGCTGGCGCCGGGGCTGCCAGCCAGAATGGTGTTGATATTTTGAAAGGCGGTGATGAAACCCTGGCTTTGTCTGAAACTTTCCAGAGGCGCCAAAGCCTGATACAATGCAGGAGTGGAGATGATCAGATAGTCAAAATTACGCGTGGGTGAGAGCTGGTAATGGGCATCAATATCCTGGGGATTCACAAAAAAGTCTCGGGGCTGGAAATCCTTGCCAGAGAGGTGTTTCCACACGGGAGGAATGCGTGAATTCACCTTGCCTTCAGCCTGGTTCCAGTTCAATTCCAGATGCAGGTTTTCCCAAGCTTCCCAAGTTTCACCCTGATGCGCCACAGGAAGCACACCGAAGCTGGCATAATTCACGTCGCCCCAGCGTTTTAACCCATAATAAATCACCTGCGGGGAATTTTGCCGGTTTGGAGTTCCGGTGAGCAGACCTTCGCTGTTGAAAAAGGGAGGGTTAAGCTCCGGCGCTGGCGCGTGAACGCTGCGCAATCCGGAAAAGCTGGCGCGGTGGGAAACATCCTCTGCGCCGGGGGGCAGAACCACGTTGATGGTTTTGAGCGGCAGGCGCGGAGAACCAGGGCTGGAAAGCGTGCCCCAACCGGGCTGAAACTCTCCATTCAGAGGGGGGTTAAGTTCAAGGGAAAGAGACAGTTGCGCAGCCGAAACAAAGAGCGGCAGGGCAAGCAGAAGAAGGACGGGGATAAGTTTATTCATCGTTTTCTTTCTTGGTTGGTTTTTCTTTTTTGTGGCGTGGGTTGGGTGTTTTGGCAGGTTTATTGATGGCGCGGCGGAAGCGTTTTTTCTTGTCTTTATTCATCTTTTCGGTGGCATACTGGATGATGATGGGCGCGGCGGAATCCTTGTGGGTGAAAAGGAAATCCTCAACCTCACGGGGGTGGATTTTCCAAAGTTCGCGTAAAAACCAGCCCACACCTTGATGCACGGGGCGTGTGTTATCCTGCAGGAGCGGGGTGACAAACTCCAGCAGCTCTTCAACTTCGAGGCGGTTGCGCAGATAGAGCAGGGTGACTGCCGCCGTCCGCCGGGTCCATTTGCTTTCCGAGAAACGCCAGGGCTCAAAGTCTTTCAGGGTAACCAGTTCCAGCTCCAGAAGGACGGGTGTGAGCTTGGTGCCGATGAGGTCGGCATGGGTCCAGTTTATCACCGCTTCATCCAGGCAGCGTTTCAGTTGGTCGAAAACGACGCGTTCCAGGCGTGGCCTGTTTTTCTTCAGCATCATCAGCCCCAGACTGCCAAATTCATATTTCCCGGTTGCCAAAAAGTGGTATGCCAATTCCGCCATTTCGGGGATGCTGGGCTCAAAGCGGCGGAAAAGTTCGTCGCGCAGCTCCCGCAGTTGGTTTTCGTCCAAGCCAAAAGCGTCGTATCCTTCGGTGAAAAAACGGGCTTTTTTTGCCACATAAGCGGGGTTTTCGTGAGCAAAGAAATGGCTTTCGCAAAAGCTGAAAATCTCTTGCTGACGGGGTGTAAGTTCTGTTCTTGCCGTCAGTAACGTCATGTTTTACCTCATTCCAAAATATCTGGAAACGCGTCCCGGAGGAGCGTTGTTATTCAAATGCCTTACTGGGTTTCTCCTTCATCAGGCGGGTCGGTGTGCTGGTAGCCCATGCCTTTTCCGGTGGTCAGCACGTGCCAGCGGTTGAAAAGCTGACGAAAGCGCCAAAGCATGGTTTGATTTGGGTTTAGCTGAGCCAGCATCTTGGCAAAAAAGCTTTCCCAATTCGTGGTTTCATGGCTGCGGAAAAAACCAGCGGACTCCATTACATCAAGCATGTATGCCTTCATTTTGTCAAGCTCAATTCCCGGTACAGCCGGCAGACGCGTTTGGGAATCCGCTTTGCGGGTGAGTTCCCAAAGCGCCACGGTCACAGCCTGAGCCAGGTTTATGGAAGGAAAATCCGGGTTTGCGGGGATATGGCAGCGCAGGGGACAAAGCGCGGCTTCCTCGTCCGTGAGGCCAAAGGTTTCGCGACCAAAAACCAAACCTATTTCCAAGTGGGGTATCTTTTTACAATAGATTGCCAGTTCGGGGGGAGCGAGATCGGCAGGCTTCAATTTTCCCAAACGGCGGGAAAAGGCGACAGCGCGGTCAATATCGGAAAGCGCTTCCTTCAGAGTCGGAAAAACCTGCGCTTCCTCCAAAAGATGTTCGGAGTGCATCGCCAGATAAAAATCGTTCTTGCTGGGCACAACGCCCACGATGCGCAGGCTGCTGAAGCCAAAATTGTGCATGATTCTGGCGACAGCGCCAACATTGCCCTCATAGATTGGCTCCACCAGAATCACATGAATCATAGGTCCTTGAGCAGTTTGGAAAGTTTGTGACCCAGTTGCGCCACGGCTGGGTCGGGATCGGATTTCCAACTTTGGGCAACGCGGTTGCTGATGCTGGTGAATTCCTTGGCTTTGTCGCGCATATTCTTTTGGGAGAACAGGCTGGTGAGCTTTTTCAGGGTCGCCCAGAGGGTTTTGGCGCGGTTTTCATCACCCTCCAAAAACCAGCGGCGCATATTGGCGTAGGTTTGTTGCGGCCTCACGCGCCCCAATTGCACCAGAATGTGGCTGATCTTTTTCTGCACTTCCTCATCCGGGTCGTCCAGCAGGCGAGCCACGAAAGCCAGCGCGTATTGCGGACTGCGGGCGGCGATGTTTTCCATGCCATGCAGGGACATTTCACGTTTTTTGGGGTTGGGGGATTCCGACCAGGCGGGCATGTATTTTTTCATCACCTGTGGCGCTTTTTTCCACATTTCAAAGCAGATTGTCTCGCTTTCCCAAGGCACTGATTCGCAGGTGCGATCCAGGGTTTCGGCAATCACTTCCGGGTCTTCCTGATGCCGATGGTAAAAATAGAAAAGCGCGGTGGCGCGGATGCCATAGAGGTTGTGGGTCAGCATGTCTCCGCAGATGCGTTCCAGCTTTCCTTTTCCTTCATAGCTCGCCAGACGTTTGCCCAGTTCTTCGCGCACAAAATAATTCGGCGTGTTTGCCATTTCATGAATCAGACGCTCCGCAATGCCATTATTGCCTTTGTCCAGATTTTTGAAAATCTTTTCAACATGCGCGTCCATTAACTTATAGTCGTCCAAATTCAGACGTCCCATTGCTTTGATCATATTGATATGCTCCAAAATCCCGGTGAGGGTTCTGAGGTGGTAAATTTTTATGCCTGCAATCCAAAGATAATTTGGATGTTTGCCTTGCTAGTTTGGTTTATAAGCGCAAGTTTTGACGCCTGAGCCTTTTTGTCAAGTCATTTATGGGCGGGAGGCTCGAAAATATCACGGGCTCGAACCTCACGGCTGGTCACAAAATGCAGTTTGGCAACCTCGGCCAGGCGTTCCCAGCCAAATTTATCGGCAAAAGCGCGGGCTGGTTCAAGCACATTTTTTCCGCTGCCCAGGGGGAATTTAATCCCATAACGCTGGTTCATCGAGGCTTTGGCTTGCAGGAACTGATAGCGCGCGATGATGGAAGCCGCCGCCACCGCAAAATCGGACTCGGCTTTAACGCGCTCTTCAACCGGGATGCCAATCTCTTTGCCGCTGAGGAGCTTCCAAACTTTTTTGCCATGGCTGAAGCGGTCAACCAAAATGCCGCGGACATTGGGAACCCGCTCCAAAAGCTCCATGATGGCTTTGCCATGCTGCCATGCCAAAAGGTCGTTCAGGTTTTCGCCCCGGGTCTGCATGTCGGCGATTATCTCGTTGTAGCGCAAGGGTTTGATTACCACGCAGGAGATATTTTTGGGATAGCGTTCATAGAGGCTGTGGGCGATATTTTTGATGCTGTAATCCGCCAAACGCTTGGAATCCATCACGCCCAGCGAGCACAAATCCGCTTCCATTTCGCGATCCATGGCAAAGGCAGCCACCACCAGGGGACCGAAATAGTCTCCCTTGCCGGCTTCATCGCTGCCAATCCAGCGTTCCCAGGTGTGAAAACTGGCGGCGCCGCTCTCGGAATTTTGCTGCAAAAGCTGATGCAACTGCGCCTTAAGAGGGTTTTCCTTGCCTGCCAAAACCTTGCTGACACCCTTTTTTGCGGAATAATACAGGTTCAAAACTGCGCTGTGTTCTCCGTCGTTCAAACGCATTTGCCAGCCATAGTCGATTTCGTTTTGGTCTTGGATTTCAATGCCCTGGCGCGCCAATTCCGGCATCAGCCAGGCAAGATATTCCCCGATGTGTTTCTCCATTTGCGGTTCCTGAAGCTCCTTTTGGGCAAACTTAACGGTGGCGGCTGATTTGTCAAACACTATATCCTGAGAACGAGTCTGCCCAAAAACGTCGTCCGAAACGCTAAACCTATGTCAAACTTATGTTTATCCTTTGAAACATAAGGGAGACATAAGGCGGCAAGCGGGAGGGTGATGAAATTTTGAAGTGAGAAAAGCCTGAATACGGGGCGGTGAAAAGGGATTTGATGAATTGATGGAACTCATGAAGGCAGATAAAAAGTCAAGTCACTGAATGTCAATGATTTACCTCGTAAATAGGGCTCTTTTCTGCTCAAAAAGAGGCTGTGAATTGATGGAATTGATGAACTGGGGGGCTTGGGTTTGGGTGCTGGTTGGCGGAGTATGGTGGTCGTAAGAACACTTTTTACACTAAGGCCTGGATCCTTCACTTCGTTCAGGATGACGCATGGGTACAGGTTTGTGTGTGTTTGCGTAGTCTGGGTGTTCTGATGAACATTTTTAAAAATCCACGGACTGGATTCTTCGCTGACGCTCAGAATGACGGGCTGGTGCGGGTTTGGGTGTATGTTTACGGAGTCTTGGTGGTCGGAGGGACATTTTTTAACACCAAGGCCTGGATTCTTCGCTAACGCTCAGAATGACGGGTCGGGACGAGGTTTCAACCTGAAGGGAGAAGAGATTTGCATTTTTGGTGATAGCATATATTTCACTTGGCGACTGTTTATGCGTTCAGTCCTACTTAGCCTTCTTCAGTATCGGGTTATACTCTCATAGAATATTTTTCAAGCCTTTTTCAGAGCAAAATAATGATCTGCGTACTGACGAACCTTTGCGCTGAGACACAAGGGTAGGTTCAAGAGCCTAATTGTCCGTCCGTCCGGAAGCCGGAGCTCGTCAAGGCTCAGGCTGCCTTCATGGATGCGGATCGCCATGTCGTGTTCTGAAATCAGCATAAATTGCATGAGTGAGCGCAGAGAACCAGTGCTTCCTGATTTTACTTCGATGGGGAGCAGTTTCCCGCGGTGCGGGATCACGAAATCCACCTCTGCCGAGGATTGGTGTTTTTCTCTCACCCAAAAGCTGAGCTTTGGAGGTGACGAAGCCCAAAGGCATTGCAATTCCTGTCCTACAATGTGTTGGATAATCAAGCCTTTATGGATGGATTCCAAGGAATCTGAAAGGAAATATTCCTCCTGGATGCCAAGCTGATAATTAAGTAATCCCGTATCAAGTAGCTGCAGCCTAGGCTTGCGCCGATATTGGGGAACCATGGGTAATGTTGCAGAAGTAACGGGATAGCTGAGCTTTAGGAGCTGCACTTTCTGCAGTTTATCGAAAGCTTGGCGGATGGTGAGCGCTTTATAATCCGATGCACCAAAGCCCTCCAAAGTGATGCGTTTTCCCGCTTCAGCGGGTGCAGT from Candidatus Cloacimonadota bacterium includes the following:
- a CDS encoding DNA alkylation repair protein, translating into MTLLTARTELTPRQQEIFSFCESHFFAHENPAYVAKKARFFTEGYDAFGLDENQLRELRDELFRRFEPSIPEMAELAYHFLATGKYEFGSLGLMMLKKNRPRLERVVFDQLKRCLDEAVINWTHADLIGTKLTPVLLELELVTLKDFEPWRFSESKWTRRTAAVTLLYLRNRLEVEELLEFVTPLLQDNTRPVHQGVGWFLRELWKIHPREVEDFLFTHKDSAAPIIIQYATEKMNKDKKKRFRRAINKPAKTPNPRHKKEKPTKKENDE
- a CDS encoding RNA methyltransferase — its product is MIHVILVEPIYEGNVGAVARIMHNFGFSSLRIVGVVPSKNDFYLAMHSEHLLEEAQVFPTLKEALSDIDRAVAFSRRLGKLKPADLAPPELAIYCKKIPHLEIGLVFGRETFGLTDEEAALCPLRCHIPANPDFPSINLAQAVTVALWELTRKADSQTRLPAVPGIELDKMKAYMLDVMESAGFFRSHETTNWESFFAKMLAQLNPNQTMLWRFRQLFNRWHVLTTGKGMGYQHTDPPDEGETQ
- a CDS encoding ribonuclease HIII encodes the protein MEKHIGEYLAWLMPELARQGIEIQDQNEIDYGWQMRLNDGEHSAVLNLYYSAKKGVSKVLAGKENPLKAQLHQLLQQNSESGAASFHTWERWIGSDEAGKGDYFGPLVVAAFAMDREMEADLCSLGVMDSKRLADYSIKNIAHSLYERYPKNISCVVIKPLRYNEIIADMQTRGENLNDLLAWQHGKAIMELLERVPNVRGILVDRFSHGKKVWKLLSGKEIGIPVEERVKAESDFAVAAASIIARYQFLQAKASMNQRYGIKFPLGSGKNVLEPARAFADKFGWERLAEVAKLHFVTSREVRARDIFEPPAHK